A single Mesomycoplasma bovoculi M165/69 DNA region contains:
- the fusA gene encoding elongation factor G — MARQFDLKDYRNIGIMAHIDAGKTTTTERILFHTGKIHKIGETHDGVSQMDWMEQEKERGITITSAATTAFWKNKRINIIDTPGHVDFTVEVERSLRVLDGAVAVLDAQSGVEPQTETVWRQATTYHVPRVVYVNKMDKAGANFEASIESVRTKLNGNAWAIQLNIGAEADFQGIIDLVEMKAYKYDGEKEEKEYEIEIPADLLDKAKQMRHQLVEAVADFDEELMNDLLEEKEVTIERLKAIIRKATITGKFFPVVCGSSFKNKGVKKMIDAVVDYLPSPLDVPPVKAFRDDEEISIAPSDDEEFSALAFKIMNDPFVGSLTFFRVYSGVLNKGVYILNSTKGKKERVGRILAMHANSREEIDEVRTGDIGAFVGLKDTTTGDSLISEKSKAFILEKMTFPEPVISQALEPESKAEVEKLATGLQKLANEDPTFKTWTDNETGQTIIAGMGELHLDIIVDRLRREFNVKANVGKPQVSYRETITKTAEVEGKHIKQSGGRGQYGHVWIKFEPNPDGEFEFVDKIVGGKIPKEYIKSIQKGLEEKMAAGILAGYPMIDIKATLFDGSFHEVDSSEMAFKIAASKALSKSKAAVGAVLLEPIMDVAVFVPAEYSGDVMGDLTRRRGIVREQETRSDGANTIRADVPLAEMFGYSTQLRSMTSGRGTYQMQFSNYKEVPTHIQETIVKQRAIKSDDED, encoded by the coding sequence ATGGCAAGACAATTTGATTTAAAAGATTACCGTAATATTGGGATTATGGCTCACATCGATGCCGGTAAAACCACTACAACTGAACGTATTTTATTCCACACTGGTAAAATTCACAAAATTGGTGAAACTCACGATGGTGTTAGCCAAATGGATTGAATGGAACAAGAAAAAGAACGTGGAATTACTATTACTTCAGCAGCTACAACAGCTTTTTGAAAAAATAAAAGAATCAACATCATTGATACTCCAGGCCATGTTGACTTTACTGTTGAGGTTGAGCGTTCCCTTCGTGTTTTAGATGGTGCTGTTGCAGTTTTAGATGCTCAATCAGGAGTTGAGCCTCAAACTGAAACAGTTTGACGTCAAGCAACTACTTATCACGTACCTCGTGTTGTTTATGTCAACAAAATGGATAAAGCAGGGGCAAATTTTGAAGCTTCAATTGAATCAGTTCGTACAAAATTAAATGGAAATGCTTGAGCTATTCAACTTAATATTGGTGCTGAAGCTGATTTCCAAGGTATTATCGACCTTGTGGAAATGAAAGCTTACAAATACGATGGTGAAAAAGAAGAAAAAGAATATGAAATTGAAATTCCAGCAGATCTTTTAGACAAAGCAAAACAAATGCGTCATCAACTTGTTGAAGCAGTTGCTGATTTTGATGAAGAATTAATGAATGACTTGCTTGAAGAAAAAGAAGTTACTATTGAACGTTTAAAAGCAATTATTCGTAAAGCAACTATTACAGGTAAATTTTTCCCTGTAGTTTGTGGTTCATCATTTAAAAACAAAGGTGTGAAAAAAATGATTGATGCCGTTGTTGATTATTTACCTTCACCACTAGATGTACCTCCTGTTAAAGCTTTCCGTGATGATGAAGAAATCAGCATTGCACCAAGTGATGATGAAGAATTTTCAGCACTTGCCTTCAAAATTATGAACGACCCATTTGTTGGTTCATTAACATTCTTCCGTGTTTACTCAGGAGTTTTAAACAAAGGTGTTTATATCCTTAACTCAACTAAAGGTAAAAAGGAAAGAGTTGGACGTATTTTAGCAATGCATGCCAACTCACGTGAAGAAATTGATGAAGTACGTACTGGAGATATTGGTGCTTTTGTTGGTCTTAAAGATACCACAACTGGTGATTCATTAATTTCTGAAAAATCTAAAGCATTTATTTTAGAAAAAATGACTTTCCCAGAACCAGTTATTTCACAAGCACTGGAACCAGAAAGTAAGGCCGAAGTTGAAAAACTAGCAACTGGATTACAAAAACTAGCCAATGAAGATCCTACTTTCAAAACTTGAACAGATAATGAAACTGGTCAAACAATTATTGCTGGTATGGGTGAATTACACCTTGACATTATTGTTGATCGTCTTCGTCGTGAATTTAATGTTAAAGCCAATGTTGGTAAACCACAAGTTAGTTATCGTGAAACAATTACCAAAACAGCTGAAGTTGAAGGAAAACACATTAAACAATCTGGTGGACGTGGTCAATATGGGCATGTTTGAATTAAATTTGAACCAAATCCAGATGGTGAATTTGAATTTGTTGACAAAATTGTTGGTGGTAAAATTCCTAAAGAATATATCAAGTCTATTCAAAAAGGACTTGAAGAAAAAATGGCAGCTGGTATTTTAGCTGGTTACCCAATGATTGACATTAAAGCAACTTTATTTGATGGATCATTCCATGAAGTCGATTCATCAGAGATGGCCTTCAAAATTGCAGCTTCTAAAGCTTTATCTAAGTCAAAAGCTGCAGTTGGTGCAGTTTTATTAGAACCAATTATGGATGTTGCAGTTTTTGTTCCAGCTGAATACTCCGGAGATGTTATGGGTGACTTAACTCGTCGTCGTGGAATTGTTAGAGAACAAGAAACACGTAGCGATGGAGCAAATACTATTAGAGCTGATGTTCCACTAGCAGAAATGTTTGGATATTCAACTCAATTACGTTCTATGACATCAGGTCGTGGAACCTATCAAATGCAATTTTCTAATTATAAAGAAGTTCCTACACATATTCAAGAAACCATTGTAAAACAAAGAGCAATCAAATCAGACGACGAAGATTAG
- the rpsG gene encoding 30S ribosomal protein S7 codes for MSRKKQAPIRQVLADPVFKSKLITKAINAVMLDGKKNTAQNILYSSFKIVEQKTGRNALEVFEEAVKNITPLTEVRSRRVGGTNYQVPMEVKARRQQTLSLRWLIQFARKRNEKTMDVRLANEIIDALNKTGGAFKKREDTHKMAEANRAFAHFKW; via the coding sequence ATGTCACGAAAAAAACAAGCTCCTATTCGTCAGGTTTTAGCTGATCCTGTTTTTAAATCTAAATTAATTACAAAAGCTATAAATGCTGTTATGCTTGATGGTAAGAAAAATACAGCACAAAACATTTTGTATTCATCTTTTAAAATAGTTGAACAAAAAACAGGGAGAAATGCTTTAGAAGTTTTTGAAGAAGCTGTTAAAAACATTACTCCTTTAACTGAAGTTCGTTCACGTCGTGTTGGTGGAACCAACTACCAAGTTCCTATGGAAGTTAAAGCACGTCGTCAACAAACTTTATCACTTCGTTGATTAATTCAATTTGCTCGTAAACGTAATGAAAAAACAATGGATGTGCGTTTAGCAAATGAAATTATTGATGCTCTTAATAAAACTGGTGGAGCATTTAAAAAACGTGAGGATACACACAAAATGGCAGAAGCCAACCGTGCTTTTGCTCACTTTAAGTGATAG
- the rpsL gene encoding 30S ribosomal protein S12, translated as MPTISQLAKGARVKKVAKSKVPALNLVYNTLDKKEFKLTAPFKRGVCTRVGTMTPKKPNSALRKYARVKLSNGMEVNAYIPGEGHNLQEHSVVLIRGGKVKDLPGIRYHIVRGTQDTQGVNKRAQGRSKYGSKKPKQAK; from the coding sequence ATGCCAACAATATCTCAATTAGCAAAAGGTGCCAGAGTTAAGAAAGTAGCAAAATCTAAAGTTCCTGCTCTTAACTTGGTTTATAACACCTTAGACAAAAAAGAATTTAAGCTTACTGCTCCATTTAAAAGAGGAGTGTGTACAAGGGTTGGAACTATGACCCCTAAAAAACCTAACTCAGCGCTTCGTAAATATGCCAGAGTTAAATTATCAAATGGAATGGAAGTTAATGCCTACATTCCAGGTGAAGGTCACAACTTACAAGAACACTCTGTAGTTTTAATTCGTGGTGGTAAAGTTAAAGACTTACCTGGTATCCGTTACCACATTGTTCGTGGAACTCAAGATACCCAGGGAGTAAACAAAAGAGCGCAAGGGCGTTCAAAATATGGGTCCAAAAAACCTAAACAAGCAAAATAA
- a CDS encoding DUF262 domain-containing protein, with protein sequence MNKTIKEWKEILEKLNMIPWEIGTNTFTYLENSLFKWFHLIDWNSNWNIYLKKKMWFNEYKILFEKDENIIFYEANKEYYSFSTARQCLDTLLAFEIIEKIDESKFQIHNTFREFVVNNKNNDAEKIFIFFLKRKLNYFLNKYILDPLENYKYNHSFNQNDNYKNQSTKFWWNVLLAYDKIAEHSKLTSNNIFSSSKYFYGLGEIIFENKLDLKEFYSHFFEKTTREFQKNNIILEEKNLENIKDWTALDISSIFSTIAKEDNPKCNCDNTLIKQINHTSLDHKTKEASKADKFKSFAITIPELFELSSRLELPIFQRTYSWDENIIVHLFESIYNDFNIGPNEFTFLNTIIISNSGENILILDGQQRTVSNTLLAIAFARWAKYIDDKQTLQKIADKIFTKNNNIKKTIYTWLNTDPHYQNLNFIFSGNFSLGKKKSNFYKNYYEICEIIEKKFTNKNDKFSKFIDYFLEKVHFVVAYVGNVSDNSTKITRIFQNLNQYSKPLGILDLFRNKIYEHYKNKNKNADNYVRIYEETINLFFRKDYKTDSEEEVKNINVFVDTVLIKNEQFKILKEVDEEYNSLSSKCFQKLCKIFDNYEDENKNPLLELFKDLIDFQYCWEGNISKFKISHLDNEDKDNKEKFNFFYNKLSDLLSKNPEASEFIQQITTYSSKIASYDFVGSQIMHISKKTKRTVFIPLISLFKKRSKINFLDNKDDRDLDWKVSNFSEQLFPIEKFSILWTLYTKGQSLTESINKICENLSEGNITEEGVFKKLKQTISLDLNKTDQEWSKEIYSTLSTQFNSDFNPEEENIKSSKSRNNDLWLIWIRLIYGMNDVESPQYFSKNASRLDKLNSTYEHCIPVKLNKEIKKQYSSNELKELEQLVYNIGNGGLISGKENSKQGNSFNKEYSNFSETTVYGGGMSRKLKISIEDPQYNLKGKILEILPNPNKLLSLKNNTIQIDNEKYSNNFESIKKYIKKRGAQVLSGYVSIFFGSDNK encoded by the coding sequence ATGAATAAAACAATTAAAGAATGAAAAGAAATACTTGAAAAATTAAATATGATACCTTGAGAAATAGGAACCAATACTTTTACATATTTAGAAAATTCTTTATTTAAATGATTTCATTTAATAGATTGAAATTCAAATTGGAACATATATTTAAAAAAGAAAATGTGATTCAATGAATATAAAATTTTATTTGAGAAAGATGAAAATATTATATTCTATGAAGCAAATAAGGAATATTATTCTTTTTCAACAGCAAGGCAATGTCTAGATACTCTTTTAGCTTTTGAAATCATTGAAAAAATAGATGAATCTAAATTTCAAATTCACAATACATTCAGAGAATTTGTGGTAAATAATAAAAATAATGATGCAGAAAAAATATTTATTTTCTTTTTAAAAAGAAAATTAAATTATTTTTTAAATAAATATATTTTAGATCCATTAGAAAACTACAAATATAATCATTCATTCAATCAAAATGATAATTATAAAAATCAATCAACTAAATTTTGATGAAATGTTCTCTTAGCATATGATAAAATTGCTGAACATTCAAAATTAACTAGTAATAACATTTTTTCATCTAGTAAATATTTTTATGGTTTAGGTGAAATAATTTTTGAAAATAAATTGGATTTAAAAGAATTTTATAGTCATTTTTTTGAAAAAACTACTAGAGAATTTCAAAAAAATAACATAATACTTGAAGAAAAAAATTTAGAAAATATTAAAGATTGAACAGCTTTAGATATTTCTAGCATTTTTAGCACTATTGCAAAAGAAGATAATCCTAAATGCAATTGTGATAACACATTAATTAAACAAATAAATCACACATCACTTGATCATAAAACAAAAGAAGCTAGTAAGGCTGATAAGTTTAAATCATTTGCTATTACAATTCCAGAATTATTTGAACTTAGTTCTCGACTAGAATTGCCAATATTTCAAAGAACGTACTCTTGAGATGAAAATATAATTGTCCACTTGTTTGAAAGTATTTATAATGATTTTAATATTGGGCCAAATGAATTTACATTTTTAAACACAATTATAATAAGTAACTCTGGAGAAAACATACTTATATTAGATGGACAACAAAGAACAGTGTCTAACACCTTGCTTGCCATAGCATTTGCAAGATGGGCAAAATATATTGATGATAAACAAACACTTCAAAAAATTGCAGATAAAATTTTTACAAAAAATAATAATATAAAAAAAACAATATATACATGGTTAAACACTGATCCACATTATCAAAATTTAAATTTTATTTTTTCAGGAAATTTCAGTCTTGGGAAAAAGAAAAGTAATTTTTATAAAAATTATTATGAAATTTGTGAAATTATTGAAAAAAAATTTACAAACAAAAATGATAAATTTTCTAAGTTTATTGATTACTTTTTGGAAAAAGTTCATTTTGTTGTTGCTTATGTAGGGAATGTTAGTGATAACTCAACAAAAATAACTAGAATTTTTCAAAACTTAAATCAATACAGCAAACCATTAGGAATTTTAGATTTATTTAGAAATAAAATCTATGAACATTACAAAAATAAAAATAAAAATGCAGACAATTATGTTCGCATTTATGAAGAAACAATTAATTTATTTTTTAGAAAAGACTACAAAACAGATAGCGAAGAAGAAGTAAAAAATATTAATGTTTTTGTTGATACAGTTTTAATTAAAAATGAACAATTTAAAATTCTAAAAGAAGTTGATGAAGAATATAATAGTTTAAGTTCTAAATGTTTTCAAAAACTTTGTAAAATTTTTGATAATTATGAAGACGAAAACAAAAATCCTTTATTAGAACTTTTCAAGGATCTCATTGATTTCCAATATTGTTGAGAAGGAAATATTAGCAAATTTAAAATAAGTCATTTAGACAATGAGGACAAAGATAATAAAGAAAAATTTAATTTCTTCTACAATAAGCTAAGTGATTTATTAAGCAAAAATCCAGAAGCTAGTGAATTTATCCAACAAATAACAACTTATTCTAGCAAAATAGCAAGTTATGATTTTGTCGGTTCTCAAATAATGCATATTTCAAAAAAAACTAAAAGAACTGTGTTTATTCCTTTAATCTCATTATTCAAAAAAAGATCTAAAATAAATTTTTTAGATAATAAGGATGATAGAGATTTAGATTGGAAAGTTTCAAATTTTAGTGAACAATTATTTCCAATTGAAAAATTTTCAATTTTATGAACATTGTATACTAAAGGTCAATCCTTGACAGAATCTATTAATAAAATTTGTGAAAATCTTTCAGAAGGCAACATTACTGAAGAGGGTGTATTTAAAAAATTAAAACAAACCATTTCCTTAGATTTAAATAAAACTGATCAAGAATGGTCAAAAGAGATTTATTCTACATTATCAACTCAATTTAATTCAGATTTTAACCCAGAGGAAGAAAATATAAAATCATCCAAATCAAGAAATAATGATTTATGACTAATTTGAATAAGATTAATCTATGGTATGAATGATGTTGAGTCGCCACAATATTTTAGTAAAAATGCAAGTAGGTTAGATAAGTTAAACTCAACATACGAGCATTGTATTCCAGTGAAATTGAATAAAGAAATAAAAAAACAGTATTCTTCAAATGAATTAAAAGAACTTGAACAATTGGTTTACAATATTGGAAATGGTGGGCTAATTTCAGGAAAAGAAAATAGTAAACAAGGTAATAGTTTTAATAAAGAATATTCAAATTTTAGCGAAACAACAGTTTATGGTGGTGGAATGAGTAGAAAACTGAAAATTAGTATAGAAGATCCACAATATAATTTAAAAGGCAAAATTTTGGAGATTCTTCCTAATCCAAACAAATTACTATCTTTAAAAAATAACACCATTCAAATTGACAATGAAAAATATTCAAATAATTTTGAAAGCATAAAAAAATATATTAAAAAAAGAGGTGCACAAGTTTTATCAGGTTATGTATCCATTTTCTTTGGTTCAGATAACAAATAA
- the dcm gene encoding DNA (cytosine-5-)-methyltransferase, whose translation MAKIKVLEAFSGIGAQAKAITNLQKEGILSFKIIGTIDWDVRAIISYAAIHNNLWKKYKGTLKSNKLDSEEQIDKFLNNFNLSLNGKTKSFILRKDYFFKQILAAAILLSKNLGDITSVDVQKINKLKPDLITYSFPCQGLSIANMGRAKGIMNEESTSSLVWNIYKILESLKHKPKYLLMENVKNLLSNKFIDQYKLWLKNLENMGYQTYTTTINALNCGSIQKRERVFAISIYKPDRYFLNDDLDFSEHISELCNLEKLDFVKRKEKFNEIFNFRLNNEENTNALINNTPSRIRLVNESKIINNSKDFIINTVTTKQDRIPCCGVVEHDNDKENKLKHRFLTPREAFMLMGFESTDFDKLLPFIEKNILTKEVLYRQAGNSIVVQVIEKIFKLINNKEKNE comes from the coding sequence ATGGCTAAGATTAAAGTCTTAGAAGCTTTTTCTGGTATTGGGGCACAAGCTAAGGCAATAACAAACCTTCAAAAAGAAGGTATTTTGTCTTTTAAAATTATTGGAACTATTGATTGAGATGTTAGAGCAATTATTTCATATGCTGCAATTCATAATAATTTATGAAAAAAATATAAAGGAACTTTAAAAAGTAATAAATTAGATTCTGAAGAACAAATAGATAAATTTTTAAATAATTTCAATTTATCACTAAATGGAAAAACAAAATCTTTTATTTTAAGAAAAGATTATTTCTTTAAACAAATTTTAGCTGCAGCAATACTGCTGTCAAAAAATCTTGGTGATATCACAAGTGTTGATGTTCAAAAAATTAATAAATTAAAACCAGACTTAATAACATATTCCTTTCCTTGTCAAGGGCTTTCAATTGCTAATATGGGTCGAGCAAAAGGAATAATGAATGAAGAATCTACCAGTTCATTAGTTTGAAATATCTATAAAATTCTAGAAAGTTTAAAACATAAGCCAAAATATTTATTAATGGAAAATGTTAAAAATTTATTGTCAAATAAATTTATTGATCAATACAAATTATGATTAAAAAACTTGGAAAATATGGGTTACCAAACATATACCACAACAATTAATGCATTAAATTGTGGTTCGATTCAAAAACGTGAACGGGTCTTTGCTATTTCTATTTATAAGCCAGATAGATATTTTCTTAATGATGACTTAGATTTTTCTGAGCATATTAGTGAATTGTGCAATCTAGAAAAGTTGGATTTTGTAAAAAGAAAAGAAAAATTTAATGAAATTTTTAATTTTAGATTGAATAACGAAGAAAATACAAATGCACTTATAAACAACACACCCTCGCGAATTAGATTGGTCAATGAAAGCAAAATTATTAATAACAGCAAAGATTTTATCATTAATACTGTAACTACTAAGCAAGATAGAATTCCATGTTGTGGAGTTGTAGAACATGATAATGATAAAGAAAATAAACTAAAGCATAGATTTTTAACTCCAAGAGAAGCATTTATGTTAATGGGTTTTGAAAGCACTGATTTTGATAAATTATTGCCATTTATTGAAAAAAATATTTTGACAAAAGAGGTGCTATATAGGCAAGCTGGAAATTCAATAGTTGTGCAAGTTATCGAAAAAATTTTTAAATTAATTAACAATAAGGAAAAAAATGAATAA